One stretch of Paenibacillus sp. FSL R5-0341 DNA includes these proteins:
- a CDS encoding MFS transporter: MKITLGRQSILLLGVNGLFALAGALSGTFLNVFLWKSRPDYAMLGWFTISQQLAIGLTFWLAGKWVKEHNKMSALRLGTALSGLFYMIVLWAGSNAVDWIWPLGILLGCSLGLFWIAFNVVYFEITDRANRDLFNGWVGLLGSMTGIIGPWFSGLVITRMTDNTGYRFIFTISLVIYVIAVVFSFFLKKRKVSGTYRWSEPWTQISKPDSLWRTLALGLFAQGAREGVFAFLIALLVYVATAQEYKLGQFSLITSAVALVSYWAAGKWFKPQYRSKGMFIGALILLLVLLPLLWKVTYGTLLIMGIGSAVAMPLYVLPMISAGFDMMGTSGENVEKRVELVVLRELCLMLGRLFGLAVFIVTVMNAPSLRMLTWLIIVLGAFPLIGWIFMHKLLNRTEGQEPSA; encoded by the coding sequence ATGAAGATTACTTTAGGCCGACAATCCATTCTGCTTTTGGGCGTGAATGGATTGTTTGCGTTAGCCGGAGCATTGTCGGGAACCTTTTTGAATGTGTTTCTGTGGAAAAGCCGTCCGGATTATGCCATGTTGGGTTGGTTCACCATCAGTCAGCAACTGGCTATTGGACTCACGTTCTGGCTGGCTGGCAAATGGGTCAAGGAACACAATAAAATGAGTGCATTACGTCTAGGTACTGCGCTGTCTGGCCTTTTCTATATGATTGTCCTCTGGGCGGGTTCCAACGCTGTAGACTGGATTTGGCCTCTAGGCATACTACTGGGTTGTTCGCTTGGGCTATTCTGGATCGCGTTTAATGTCGTGTATTTTGAAATAACGGATCGGGCAAACAGGGATCTATTTAATGGCTGGGTGGGGTTACTTGGCTCAATGACAGGAATTATAGGTCCATGGTTCTCTGGTCTGGTTATTACCCGAATGACAGACAACACAGGATATCGCTTTATATTTACAATATCACTCGTCATTTATGTCATAGCGGTAGTCTTCAGTTTTTTTCTCAAAAAAAGAAAGGTAAGCGGTACATACCGTTGGTCGGAGCCTTGGACACAGATATCCAAACCGGATAGTCTCTGGAGAACCTTGGCTTTGGGTTTATTCGCTCAGGGCGCTCGTGAGGGTGTCTTTGCCTTTCTGATTGCACTGCTTGTCTACGTGGCTACAGCACAGGAGTACAAATTGGGACAGTTTTCACTCATCACCTCAGCCGTGGCACTTGTAAGTTATTGGGCAGCAGGGAAATGGTTTAAACCACAGTATAGATCAAAAGGCATGTTCATCGGAGCCCTGATTCTGCTGCTTGTGCTCCTTCCTCTTCTCTGGAAAGTCACTTATGGTACGTTGTTAATCATGGGGATTGGTAGTGCTGTCGCAATGCCACTATATGTACTGCCAATGATATCAGCGGGATTCGACATGATGGGCACGAGTGGCGAAAATGTGGAGAAAAGGGTTGAACTTGTCGTTTTGAGAGAATTATGCCTGATGCTCGGCAGGCTTTTTGGATTGGCCGTATTTATTGTAACGGTCATGAATGCTCCGTCTCTACGCATGTTAACCTGGCTTATTATTGTCCTAGGTGCTTTTCCGTTAATCGGCTGGATCTTTATGCACAAATTATTGAACCGAACGGAAGGGCAGGAGCCCTCGGCT
- a CDS encoding endonuclease MutS2: MDTKILHTLEYRKILNTLLSYAQTTMGKKKAEQLEPISELEEVKRLLQQTDEAFTFDRLKGSPSFGGIVDITASIKRAEIGGTLNPHELLGISNTTFAARRLKRLIATLHEDEPIESLFYISDQLSEQKTLEDAIKICIDDNAEVADSASVTLAQIRRELRGGEARIREKLDSMIRSSTVSKMLQDQLITIRGDRFVIPVKAEYRSYFGGIVHDQSGSGATLFIEPESIVAMNNKLRETRIREEREIEIILQKLTALVSEQGEWLLYDVDLLGSLDFIFAKARLARELKATLPRMNDRGFIKLKKGRHPLIPIENVVPIDIELGNDYTSIIVTGPNTGGKTVTLKTIGLLSLMAMSGLFVPAEDGSQLCVFDAIYADIGDEQSIEQNLSTFSSHMTNIIRILKNMTPKSLVLLDELGAGTDPAEGSALAISMLEHMHRTGCRMVATTHYSELKAYAYERKGVINASMEFDINTLSPTYRLLVGVPGRSNAFAIAERLGLPGYILDYARGEVKEEDQRIEHMIASLEENRLTAEQEREKAESLRQDMEKLRSRHQTELEKLEQQRDRRIEKAEEDARSIVDKARAEAEKIIADLRLLAMEEGASVKEHKLIAARKQLDEAEPEKRRKTVKKTATAPKTRAIGPGDEVLVYSLNQKGHVVEMSGSKDAMVQLGIMKMKVSLDDLELQQSAPAAKPKQKPVTGMKRTRDDNVKSELDLRGTNLEEALMETDRFIDEAFLANLGQVYIIHGKGTGILRSGIQDYLRKHKHIKSYRLGNYGEGGNGVTVAELE, encoded by the coding sequence TTGGACACGAAAATTTTACACACACTGGAATATCGCAAAATTTTAAATACATTGCTTAGCTATGCCCAAACCACGATGGGGAAAAAGAAAGCGGAGCAACTTGAACCGATCAGTGAACTTGAAGAAGTGAAACGGTTGCTTCAGCAAACCGATGAAGCCTTTACATTTGATCGCTTGAAGGGCTCGCCGTCTTTTGGGGGAATTGTAGATATTACGGCCTCCATCAAACGTGCTGAAATTGGAGGAACGCTTAACCCTCACGAGCTTTTGGGAATATCCAATACGACCTTTGCTGCACGACGATTGAAACGTCTAATTGCCACTCTGCATGAAGATGAGCCCATCGAATCCTTGTTTTATATCAGTGATCAACTGTCAGAGCAAAAGACGCTTGAGGATGCCATCAAAATCTGTATCGACGATAATGCAGAAGTTGCTGACAGTGCAAGCGTAACGCTGGCGCAGATTCGTCGTGAGCTGAGAGGCGGAGAAGCGCGAATTCGCGAGAAGCTGGATTCCATGATTCGATCCTCTACGGTATCCAAGATGCTGCAGGATCAGCTCATCACGATCAGGGGAGACCGTTTTGTTATCCCGGTGAAAGCCGAATATCGTTCGTACTTTGGTGGGATTGTGCATGATCAATCCGGTTCGGGTGCAACATTGTTCATTGAGCCGGAATCCATCGTTGCAATGAACAACAAATTGCGCGAGACCCGTATTCGGGAAGAGCGCGAAATAGAAATTATTTTGCAGAAATTGACGGCACTTGTCAGTGAACAGGGAGAATGGCTGCTGTATGATGTCGACTTGCTGGGATCGCTTGATTTTATCTTTGCCAAGGCACGTCTGGCTCGTGAACTGAAAGCAACGCTACCACGCATGAATGACCGCGGATTCATCAAACTCAAAAAAGGCCGTCATCCGTTAATACCGATCGAAAACGTAGTTCCAATCGACATTGAACTGGGCAATGATTACACATCCATTATCGTGACAGGTCCGAATACGGGTGGTAAAACGGTAACGCTCAAAACGATTGGATTGCTGAGCTTGATGGCCATGTCCGGTTTATTTGTTCCGGCAGAGGATGGCAGTCAGCTATGTGTATTTGATGCGATCTATGCGGACATTGGGGACGAACAGAGTATTGAGCAGAATCTGAGTACGTTCTCAAGCCATATGACGAACATCATTCGCATTCTGAAGAACATGACGCCAAAAAGTTTGGTATTGCTCGATGAACTTGGAGCAGGAACAGACCCGGCTGAGGGATCCGCACTGGCGATCTCCATGCTGGAGCATATGCACCGGACGGGATGTCGCATGGTTGCAACCACCCACTACAGTGAACTGAAAGCATACGCATATGAGCGCAAAGGCGTCATTAATGCCAGCATGGAATTTGACATTAATACACTGAGTCCGACATATCGCCTTCTGGTGGGTGTACCTGGACGAAGTAATGCATTTGCCATTGCAGAGCGACTGGGACTGCCGGGTTACATTCTCGACTACGCCCGTGGCGAAGTGAAGGAAGAAGATCAACGGATCGAGCACATGATTGCTTCTCTTGAAGAGAACCGTCTTACGGCTGAACAAGAGCGTGAGAAGGCAGAGAGCTTGCGCCAGGACATGGAGAAATTACGCAGTCGTCATCAGACGGAACTGGAGAAGCTGGAACAGCAGCGTGATCGCCGGATTGAAAAAGCAGAAGAGGATGCACGCAGCATTGTGGACAAGGCTCGTGCCGAAGCGGAGAAGATTATTGCAGATCTTCGTCTGTTGGCTATGGAAGAAGGGGCTTCTGTTAAGGAGCACAAACTCATTGCCGCTCGCAAACAGCTGGATGAAGCTGAACCGGAGAAGCGCCGGAAGACCGTCAAGAAAACGGCAACAGCACCGAAGACGCGTGCCATCGGTCCTGGTGATGAAGTGCTTGTCTATAGTTTGAATCAAAAAGGTCATGTTGTGGAGATGTCTGGTAGCAAAGACGCGATGGTGCAGCTGGGGATCATGAAAATGAAAGTATCCCTGGATGACCTGGAACTGCAGCAATCGGCTCCCGCAGCCAAACCGAAGCAGAAACCGGTAACTGGCATGAAGCGCACGCGTGATGACAACGTGAAGAGTGAACTGGATCTGCGTGGTACCAACCTGGAAGAAGCCCTGATGGAGACAGACCGTTTCATTGATGAAGCTTTCCTCGCCAACCTGGGCCAAGTTTATATAATTCACGGTAAAGGTACAGGAATTTTGCGTTCCGGTATTCAGGATTACCTGCGTAAGCATAAACATATTAAAAGTTACCGGCTGGGCAATTACGGAGAAGGCGGAAACGGTGTGACCGTCGCAGAATTGGAATAG
- the pheT gene encoding phenylalanine--tRNA ligase subunit beta: protein MRVSTDWLSDYISLEGVTPQELAEKITRAGVEIDVVENRNKGVNKVVVGYVKSKEKHPDADKLNVCVIDAGQEEDLQIVCGAKNVDAGQKVVVALVGAKLPGGLDIKKAKLRGVVSLGMICSAKELGMNDKLLPKDQQEGILVLPEQTEVGTPISQVLGLDDHVLELDLTPNRSDCLSMRGAAYEVGAILGREVKIPSPKDELVEVGDAAANHISVEIKAQEQCSHYAARYVTGIKLGASPLWMQNRLMAAGVRPINNIVDITNYVMLEYGQPLHAFDADKLEKGHIEVRMANEGETIVTLDGQERKLEPHMLLITDGVKPVAIAGVMGGENSEVSESTVNLLLESAKFDGGTVRKTSRQLGLRSEASMRFEKEVDPGAVITALDRAAELIQRYAEGEVHQGIVEAGAEAAEKRVIQLSLDRLNRYLGTDLSLLEVKTIFARLHFACGDADQGLLDVEVPTRRGDITLDVDLFEEIARLYGYDNIPTTWIEGPTTPGAYTRSQAMRRTIRGLLSGSGWQEMISYSFVHPDKATLFPALTQGSKAVKLAMPMSEDRSVLRTSILPQMLDAAVYNMNRKQDSLAVFEVGNVFFTEEDQLTKQPHEIPVLGLLLTGNRASQQWNVGAEKVDFFDLKGALEHLFAYVGLEQRIRLVANSPEGFHPGRSASVYLEGKDGGEGTLIGTMGQLHPELQQQYDLNDVYIAEIALESIYSEADADIRYRELPRFPAMERDIAVVVNEDIEAGDMLRAIRESAGELLQTVQVFDVFTGSKLGENKKSVAMALVYRNRERTLTDEEVTEVHARVVARLEEQFGAELRK from the coding sequence ATGAGAGTATCGACAGATTGGCTGTCTGATTATATTTCCCTTGAAGGTGTGACGCCACAGGAATTGGCAGAGAAAATCACCCGTGCGGGAGTAGAAATTGATGTAGTGGAGAACCGCAACAAGGGCGTGAATAAAGTTGTTGTGGGTTATGTGAAGAGCAAGGAGAAACACCCGGATGCCGACAAACTTAATGTATGTGTCATCGATGCCGGTCAGGAAGAAGATCTGCAAATCGTGTGTGGTGCGAAAAATGTGGATGCAGGCCAAAAAGTAGTCGTAGCCCTGGTTGGAGCGAAGCTCCCTGGTGGATTGGATATCAAAAAAGCCAAACTGCGCGGTGTTGTATCCCTTGGCATGATCTGTTCCGCCAAAGAGCTGGGCATGAACGACAAATTGCTGCCCAAAGATCAGCAGGAAGGTATTCTCGTTTTGCCGGAACAAACAGAGGTTGGCACGCCAATCAGCCAGGTTCTTGGTCTCGACGATCATGTGCTTGAACTGGACCTGACACCGAACCGTTCCGACTGTCTCAGCATGCGTGGTGCAGCTTATGAAGTGGGTGCCATCCTGGGTCGTGAAGTGAAGATTCCGAGTCCCAAAGATGAACTGGTTGAGGTTGGTGATGCGGCTGCGAATCATATCTCTGTAGAGATTAAGGCACAGGAGCAATGCAGTCACTATGCAGCTCGTTATGTAACAGGCATTAAGCTGGGTGCTTCCCCGCTGTGGATGCAAAACCGTCTGATGGCTGCGGGTGTTCGTCCGATTAATAATATCGTTGATATCACGAACTATGTCATGCTGGAATACGGTCAACCGCTACATGCATTTGATGCAGATAAGTTGGAAAAAGGCCATATTGAAGTGCGGATGGCCAACGAAGGCGAAACGATCGTTACGCTCGATGGTCAAGAGCGTAAGCTGGAGCCGCACATGTTGCTCATCACAGATGGAGTGAAACCGGTAGCCATCGCTGGGGTTATGGGTGGCGAGAATTCCGAGGTGTCGGAAAGCACGGTGAATCTGCTCTTGGAGTCCGCCAAGTTCGATGGCGGAACCGTTCGGAAAACGTCGCGCCAACTGGGGCTGCGTTCCGAAGCAAGCATGCGTTTTGAGAAGGAAGTAGACCCGGGCGCGGTCATTACGGCTTTGGATCGTGCGGCTGAACTGATTCAGCGTTATGCTGAAGGTGAAGTGCACCAAGGAATCGTGGAAGCTGGAGCGGAAGCTGCGGAGAAACGTGTAATTCAATTGTCGCTGGATCGACTGAATCGTTATCTGGGAACCGATCTGTCTTTGCTTGAGGTGAAAACCATTTTCGCTCGCTTGCACTTTGCATGTGGTGATGCTGATCAAGGATTGCTGGATGTGGAAGTACCAACACGCAGAGGGGATATTACGCTCGACGTAGACCTGTTTGAAGAGATTGCACGTCTGTACGGATATGACAACATTCCAACCACATGGATTGAAGGACCAACGACTCCGGGTGCTTATACACGCTCACAAGCAATGCGTCGCACCATTCGTGGATTGCTCTCAGGCAGTGGCTGGCAGGAAATGATCAGTTACTCCTTTGTACACCCGGATAAAGCGACTCTGTTCCCGGCGTTGACACAAGGTAGTAAAGCCGTGAAGCTCGCCATGCCTATGAGTGAGGACCGCAGTGTGCTTCGTACAAGTATTTTGCCGCAAATGCTGGATGCAGCGGTGTATAACATGAACCGTAAACAGGATTCACTGGCTGTATTTGAAGTGGGCAATGTATTCTTCACTGAAGAAGATCAGTTGACCAAGCAACCACATGAGATTCCGGTACTGGGCTTGCTGCTCACCGGGAATCGTGCAAGTCAGCAGTGGAATGTTGGAGCGGAGAAAGTAGACTTCTTCGATCTGAAAGGTGCGCTTGAGCATTTGTTCGCCTATGTAGGTCTGGAACAACGCATTCGCTTGGTAGCAAATAGCCCTGAAGGATTCCATCCGGGACGCTCTGCATCGGTTTACCTGGAAGGGAAGGATGGCGGAGAAGGCACATTGATCGGTACAATGGGTCAATTGCATCCGGAACTGCAACAGCAGTATGATCTGAATGATGTGTACATCGCAGAGATTGCACTTGAATCGATCTACAGTGAAGCAGACGCTGACATTCGTTATCGTGAGCTTCCGCGTTTCCCAGCAATGGAACGGGATATCGCGGTTGTTGTGAATGAGGATATTGAAGCTGGAGATATGCTGCGCGCCATTCGTGAATCTGCGGGTGAGTTGCTGCAAACCGTACAGGTATTCGATGTGTTTACTGGAAGTAAACTGGGTGAAAACAAGAAGAGCGTGGCAATGGCACTAGTGTACCGGAATCGTGAACGTACACTGACCGATGAGGAAGTTACTGAAGTTCATGCACGTGTAGTGGCTCGTCTGGAAGAGCAATTTGGAGCGGAATTGCGTAAATAG
- the pheS gene encoding phenylalanine--tRNA ligase subunit alpha → MKERLEALKIEALEQLSGVNDPQTLSDLRVKYLGKKGALTEILRGMGALSAEERPVIGQVANDVRAAIEEVIDSKQDQFQKEETAKRLQSEKIDVTLPGRRGRQGGLHPLTKVVQEIEDIFIGMGYRVAEGPEVEMDYYNFEALNLPKNHPARDMQDSFYVTEDLLMRTHTSPVQVRTMQSMKGEVPVKVICPGKVYRRDDDDATHSFQFNQVEGLVISENIRMSDLKGTLLQFVREMFGSHTEIRLRPSFFPFTEPSAEVDVTCVQCGGSGCRVCKQTGWLEILGGGMVHPKVLEMGGYDPEKYSGFAFGMGVERIAMLKYGVDDIRHFYNSDLTFLKQFGRL, encoded by the coding sequence ATGAAAGAACGTTTAGAGGCATTAAAGATCGAAGCGCTGGAGCAGTTGTCTGGTGTGAATGATCCGCAGACGCTCAGTGATCTGCGTGTGAAGTATTTGGGGAAAAAGGGTGCATTGACTGAAATTTTGCGCGGAATGGGTGCGCTTAGTGCAGAGGAACGTCCAGTTATTGGTCAAGTAGCCAATGATGTTCGGGCTGCCATTGAGGAAGTCATCGACAGCAAGCAGGATCAGTTCCAGAAGGAAGAGACAGCGAAGCGTCTGCAATCCGAGAAAATTGATGTGACCCTGCCAGGACGTCGTGGACGTCAAGGCGGACTGCACCCACTGACTAAAGTGGTACAGGAGATCGAAGATATTTTCATCGGTATGGGATACCGCGTTGCAGAAGGTCCTGAAGTCGAAATGGATTATTACAACTTTGAAGCATTGAATCTGCCGAAGAATCACCCGGCGCGCGATATGCAGGATTCCTTCTATGTTACAGAAGACTTGTTGATGCGTACCCATACGTCTCCGGTTCAAGTACGTACCATGCAGAGCATGAAGGGCGAAGTGCCTGTCAAAGTCATCTGCCCAGGTAAAGTATACCGCCGTGATGACGACGATGCGACGCACTCTTTCCAATTCAACCAGGTTGAAGGATTGGTCATCAGCGAAAACATTCGTATGAGTGATCTGAAAGGAACCCTGCTGCAATTCGTGCGCGAAATGTTCGGTTCCCATACGGAAATTCGTCTGCGTCCAAGCTTCTTCCCGTTCACGGAGCCAAGTGCGGAAGTGGATGTAACGTGTGTACAATGTGGCGGCAGCGGCTGTCGGGTATGTAAGCAAACAGGCTGGCTTGAAATTTTGGGCGGCGGTATGGTTCACCCGAAAGTATTGGAAATGGGCGGCTATGATCCGGAGAAATACAGTGGTTTCGCATTTGGTATGGGTGTAGAACGTATCGCCATGCTGAAGTATGGTGTTGATGATATCCGTCACTTCTACAATAGTGATCTGACCTTCCTGAAGCAATTTGGACGGCTGTAA
- a CDS encoding DUF350 domain-containing protein, translating into MGRGERCVKESIDQLLSHPLGMVLGFFSVAIMELLVFLACFELVTKYKCWTEIKKGNVAVAMATGGKIFGICNVLRFCIQAKSSVYEAMTWSFVGFILLLVAYFLFEFLTPVFSIDKEIEADNRAVGLISMIISVSLSFVIGASII; encoded by the coding sequence ATGGGGAGAGGGGAACGGTGCGTGAAAGAAAGCATTGACCAATTGCTGTCTCATCCCTTGGGGATGGTGCTCGGTTTTTTCTCGGTAGCGATTATGGAGCTGCTTGTATTTCTGGCTTGCTTCGAACTGGTGACCAAATATAAATGCTGGACGGAGATCAAGAAGGGGAATGTGGCCGTTGCGATGGCCACTGGAGGCAAGATTTTCGGGATCTGCAACGTACTGCGTTTCTGCATACAGGCTAAATCTTCGGTGTATGAAGCCATGACGTGGTCGTTTGTCGGATTTATTCTTTTGCTCGTTGCCTATTTTTTGTTCGAATTCCTCACACCCGTATTCTCCATTGATAAGGAGATCGAAGCGGATAACCGAGCTGTCGGATTGATATCCATGATTATTTCCGTCTCGTTGTCGTTTGTTATTGGCGCGAGCATTATCTAG
- a CDS encoding phage holin family protein, with product MNFLGHVVRFVIAAIVLMVVSWIVPGFAVGGFWSALLLALVIALLGWIVEGIFGKRVNPFGRGIVGFIVSALVIWLGQYVVDHVEVSLLGAILAALVIGIIDLFIPVSTPFDAGRSSKS from the coding sequence ATGAATTTCCTGGGACATGTCGTGCGATTTGTCATCGCTGCAATTGTATTAATGGTGGTCAGCTGGATCGTTCCCGGATTCGCCGTTGGTGGCTTCTGGAGCGCTCTGTTGCTTGCTCTTGTCATTGCCCTGCTCGGCTGGATCGTTGAAGGTATCTTCGGCAAAAGGGTCAACCCGTTTGGTCGCGGTATTGTCGGATTTATCGTTAGCGCACTGGTGATTTGGCTGGGTCAATATGTTGTAGATCATGTTGAGGTCAGCCTGCTCGGTGCCATTCTCGCTGCGCTGGTTATTGGGATTATCGATCTCTTCATCCCGGTATCCACCCCTTTTGATGCCGGACGAAGCTCTAAAAGTTAA
- a CDS encoding cytochrome C oxidase subunit II, whose translation MKKGIAWLAACMLILVLAACGGANQSADSGSNGSDAGVTASEELVIKASNYEFDQPEYHLKKGVPVNIVYENVNGNHGILVPELNLMLDTRNSSKVITPDKVGEFEMSCSVFCGSGHSSMISKIIVEE comes from the coding sequence ATGAAGAAGGGCATAGCATGGCTCGCTGCCTGTATGTTAATTCTGGTCCTCGCTGCATGCGGAGGGGCGAATCAGTCCGCAGACTCTGGCAGTAACGGGTCCGATGCTGGCGTTACAGCCAGCGAAGAACTGGTCATCAAGGCAAGCAACTACGAATTCGATCAACCCGAGTACCATCTTAAAAAAGGTGTCCCGGTTAACATTGTTTATGAAAATGTAAACGGCAATCATGGAATACTCGTGCCTGAGCTGAATCTTATGCTAGACACCAGAAACAGTTCCAAAGTGATTACCCCGGACAAAGTCGGTGAGTTTGAAATGTCCTGTTCGGTCTTCTGTGGTTCGGGACACAGCAGCATGATCTCCAAAATTATCGTTGAAGAATAG